The following are encoded in a window of Lactobacillus panisapium genomic DNA:
- a CDS encoding ABC transporter substrate-binding protein/permease, which yields MKKAWKWLEIVLAAFMLLALVPQKTVAAKDTQTTKITDTYLKKVKNKGELVMGTSPDFPPYEFVKNINGKSKVVGMDIEVGQKIAHDLGVKLVVRTMDFDSLLVALETGKIDMVISGMTATPKRAQSVDFSTAYYRSGQDLLIRKADKDKYHDFRSFKGKAIGAQTGSLQATLIKEQAKQTKLKTMDKDSDLILALKTNKFDAVAVDTATAAAFAKNTDGIMAIPSGLKITSDGSAVAFHKGATSLVKAANKSIAEIKKKDLINKVYLPKAGKYLAGGKTKKEAKASNSMWAYKDFFIAGVGYTLFISAISVIFGFLLGAILALMRLSHNEIAHSIATAYIEFVRGTPLMVQLLFIYFGLGLVVNIPALLSGIIAVSLNSAAYVAEVIRSGINSIATGQTEASRSLGLSRSATMRYVIMPQAMKNIWPALGNEFVSLIKESSIVSVIGVKDLIYQSRIVQADTYRGVMPLVITMILYFIITFGLSSLMKVFERKMNHD from the coding sequence ATGAAAAAGGCGTGGAAATGGCTTGAAATAGTCCTCGCAGCGTTCATGTTGTTGGCCTTGGTGCCACAAAAAACAGTAGCTGCCAAAGACACTCAAACCACTAAAATAACGGATACTTACCTGAAAAAAGTAAAAAATAAGGGCGAGCTGGTTATGGGAACCAGTCCAGACTTTCCTCCCTATGAATTTGTCAAAAATATTAATGGCAAGTCTAAGGTAGTCGGGATGGACATTGAGGTTGGGCAGAAAATTGCCCACGATTTAGGGGTCAAATTAGTTGTTCGGACAATGGATTTTGATTCCTTACTTGTTGCCCTGGAAACTGGCAAGATCGATATGGTCATTTCTGGGATGACCGCAACACCTAAGCGGGCTCAGAGTGTAGATTTTAGTACGGCTTATTACAGAAGTGGACAAGATTTACTGATTAGAAAGGCTGATAAAGATAAGTACCATGACTTCCGTTCTTTTAAAGGCAAGGCAATCGGTGCTCAGACTGGCAGTTTGCAGGCAACTCTGATTAAGGAGCAAGCAAAACAGACCAAACTGAAAACGATGGATAAAGACAGTGATCTTATCTTAGCTTTGAAAACCAATAAGTTCGATGCGGTGGCAGTTGATACCGCCACTGCAGCTGCTTTTGCCAAAAATACGGATGGCATCATGGCGATTCCTTCAGGATTAAAGATAACTTCTGATGGTTCTGCCGTAGCTTTTCATAAAGGTGCTACAAGTTTAGTCAAAGCGGCAAATAAATCGATTGCTGAGATTAAAAAGAAGGATTTGATTAACAAGGTTTATTTACCAAAAGCCGGTAAATACCTAGCAGGTGGAAAAACTAAAAAAGAGGCTAAGGCTTCGAACTCAATGTGGGCATATAAAGACTTCTTTATTGCTGGTGTTGGCTATACCCTGTTTATTTCAGCAATCTCAGTCATTTTTGGCTTTTTACTAGGAGCAATTTTGGCTTTAATGCGGTTAAGCCATAATGAAATTGCTCATTCAATTGCAACGGCATATATTGAATTTGTGCGGGGAACGCCTTTAATGGTCCAACTGCTCTTTATCTATTTTGGCCTAGGTTTAGTAGTCAATATTCCGGCACTTTTGTCAGGAATCATTGCTGTTTCACTGAACTCGGCGGCTTACGTTGCGGAAGTTATTCGGTCAGGAATAAATTCAATTGCGACAGGACAGACAGAAGCCTCACGTTCATTAGGACTGTCACGCTCGGCAACGATGCGCTATGTAATTATGCCGCAGGCTATGAAAAATATTTGGCCTGCTCTGGGAAACGAGTTCGTTTCCTTGATTAAGGAAAGTTCAATTGTTTCTGTTATTGGTGTTAAAGACCTGATTTACCAGTCAAGAATTGTTCAGGCTGATACCTATCGTGGAGTCATGCCATTAGTAATTACAATGATTTTGTACTTTATCATCACCTTTGGCCTGTCCAGCTTGATGAAAGTATTTGAAAGGAAAATGAATCATGACTAA
- a CDS encoding LCP family protein, which translates to MEPNSKRREDYRKKRSSLNLHRNHVLAAPTGALKGNLFARVCGIVLVLCVSCGLAWAAHMYFALHSAIDGQSGNSATSALIAQRKPISILILGVDQGLEGRHDRGNSDTLILATANPGKNKATMTSIPRDTLANILGDPGDKYNMFRVNSAYGIGGSKASMRTVSALLDVPINYYVEVNMKALKSLVNAVGGVDVNVPFDFSYDWCDFHKGKQHLNGRHAVAYVRMRHDDPRGDYGRQMRQRQVINAVVHKAISVDSIANYRNLVKIFTKYVRTNLTFNDMLALALTYRGCSQNIDSGYIQGHDAWINGSSIQVVSTAELQKASDKIRTNLDLEKKVLDNDETKLNKLNEQNNNIKWKDPNPFTNYQIYHSVVTDESENNSTGTDTSDDNSTGQ; encoded by the coding sequence ATGGAACCAAATTCAAAACGGAGAGAAGATTACCGTAAAAAGCGCTCTTCCCTTAATCTTCACCGTAATCATGTTTTAGCGGCTCCGACTGGGGCACTAAAAGGCAATCTTTTTGCCCGAGTTTGCGGTATTGTACTCGTTTTATGCGTAAGCTGCGGCCTGGCATGGGCTGCTCACATGTATTTCGCTTTACACAGTGCAATTGATGGTCAAAGTGGCAATTCTGCTACTTCTGCGTTAATTGCCCAGAGAAAACCAATTTCAATTTTAATTCTTGGCGTTGATCAAGGACTTGAGGGTCGTCATGATAGGGGAAATTCAGATACGTTAATTTTGGCTACCGCTAATCCTGGTAAAAATAAGGCAACAATGACCTCGATTCCGCGTGATACCTTGGCTAATATTCTAGGCGATCCGGGAGATAAGTACAACATGTTTCGGGTCAATTCTGCCTATGGAATAGGCGGAAGCAAGGCGTCGATGCGAACTGTTTCCGCATTACTGGATGTTCCGATTAATTATTATGTCGAAGTGAATATGAAGGCACTCAAAAGTCTCGTTAATGCTGTTGGCGGTGTCGATGTTAACGTACCGTTTGACTTTTCTTATGACTGGTGTGATTTTCATAAGGGAAAACAGCATTTAAATGGTCGGCATGCAGTTGCTTATGTTCGGATGCGTCACGATGATCCCCGCGGAGATTATGGGCGGCAAATGCGTCAGCGGCAAGTAATTAACGCGGTTGTCCACAAAGCAATCTCGGTTGATTCAATTGCTAATTACCGTAATTTAGTAAAAATCTTTACCAAGTATGTTCGGACCAACCTGACATTCAATGATATGTTGGCTTTGGCATTGACATATCGTGGCTGTTCGCAAAATATCGATAGCGGTTATATTCAAGGACACGATGCGTGGATTAATGGATCATCGATCCAAGTCGTTTCGACCGCGGAACTGCAGAAGGCATCTGACAAAATCCGGACCAATCTTGACTTGGAAAAGAAAGTATTGGATAATGATGAAACTAAGCTCAATAAGTTAAATGAGCAGAATAATAATATTAAGTGGAAGGATCCTAATCCCTTTACTAATTACCAAATTTATCATTCAGTCGTGACAGATGAATCAGAAAATAATTCAACTGGAACGGATACCAGTGATGACAATTCAACTGGTCAGTAG
- a CDS encoding ArgE/DapE family deacylase, whose translation MDKKRALRILSDLIAIDSANDHESLVADYLTNLFKNYPVNIERVTYAPGRDNLVVTMGNHGPLLGFSGHEDVVSAGDLANWQFPPFEATIKDGKLYGRGASDMKSGLAAMVVAMLDLLDSGQELPGRIRLLASVGEETGEYGAAQLVKEGYAKDLVGLIVGEPSHFNIRVTHKGVIDYYVTSKGVCVHSSTPEKGQNAIMPLIAFAQKAQDLMASHTKKDPVLGSLTHVISQIQGGSQINSVPDHAWLSGNIRTTPVYPNEQIYQELEQIVAQLNEQGAQLEISYSFPEVPLPNQENTKLARLAKQVVNQEFNLPCEYTAGTGATDSSEYIQAGTFPIIILGPAAGTTDHQPNEYVAVDDYLLGCQLYQALAKRFWTEYQ comes from the coding sequence GTGGATAAAAAACGTGCACTTAGAATTCTGAGCGATTTAATCGCGATTGATTCGGCCAATGATCATGAAAGTCTAGTTGCTGATTATCTGACGAACTTATTTAAAAATTATCCTGTTAACATTGAACGTGTCACTTATGCACCCGGACGAGACAATTTAGTTGTGACAATGGGAAATCATGGTCCATTGCTCGGCTTTTCCGGGCATGAGGATGTTGTGTCAGCTGGTGATTTGGCAAATTGGCAGTTTCCGCCGTTTGAAGCGACAATTAAAGATGGCAAGCTCTATGGTCGGGGCGCAAGCGATATGAAATCCGGCCTTGCGGCAATGGTGGTTGCAATGCTTGATTTGTTAGACAGTGGGCAAGAACTGCCTGGCCGAATTCGCTTATTAGCTTCTGTTGGGGAGGAAACCGGCGAATACGGGGCAGCGCAATTAGTCAAAGAAGGCTATGCTAAAGATTTAGTTGGCCTAATTGTTGGTGAACCCTCGCACTTTAATATCCGGGTAACTCATAAAGGCGTAATCGATTATTACGTGACTTCAAAGGGAGTTTGTGTCCATTCATCGACACCAGAAAAAGGTCAAAATGCGATTATGCCGCTGATTGCTTTTGCCCAAAAGGCACAGGACTTAATGGCTAGTCATACAAAAAAGGATCCAGTCTTGGGCTCTTTGACCCATGTAATCAGTCAGATTCAAGGTGGCAGTCAGATTAACTCGGTTCCTGATCATGCTTGGCTTTCAGGCAATATCAGGACAACACCGGTTTATCCTAATGAGCAGATATACCAAGAATTAGAACAGATTGTAGCGCAATTAAATGAGCAGGGTGCGCAGCTAGAAATTAGCTATAGCTTTCCTGAAGTGCCGCTGCCTAACCAAGAAAATACGAAACTGGCAAGATTAGCCAAACAGGTTGTTAACCAAGAATTTAATTTGCCGTGCGAGTATACGGCGGGAACAGGTGCAACGGATTCATCTGAATATATTCAAGCTGGCACTTTTCCAATCATTATTTTAGGACCAGCAGCGGGGACAACCGATCATCAACCAAATGAATATGTTGCAGTAGATGACTATTTATTGGGATGTCAATTATACCAAGCTTTAGCCAAACGCTTTTGGACCGAATACCAATAA
- a CDS encoding lactate oxidase, with protein sequence MTSYYNGFPQSDRDEAINMINLDELEERAKEVMPEGAYYYIASGSENEWTWRNNTAAFNHFQIVPRALTNMDSPQLDTEFMGMKLKTPVMISPIACHGIAHKDAEVATQKGAAAAGALFTSSTYANKSVEDIAAAAPNAPRFFQLYLSKDWDFNKMVFDAVKKAGYSGILLTVDALVSGFREANLRTKFAYPVPLDFFTRYQGAKGEGQTVAQMYASSAQKIGPEDIKRIKEMSGLPVFVKGVVCAEDAFLAMGAGADGIYVTNHGGREIDCGPATIDMLPEIAKAVDHRVPIIFDSGVRRGSHVFKALALGADLVGIGRPYLYGLALGGAKGVQSVIEQLNQELLIDMQLTGCKTIADIKHARLTHFNYTADNLKSNTDPSRITPYPVTNDNQLKEEDSATDAVSGASQE encoded by the coding sequence ATGACATCATATTATAATGGATTTCCTCAAAGTGATCGGGACGAAGCAATAAACATGATTAACCTCGATGAACTTGAGGAGCGTGCAAAAGAAGTCATGCCAGAGGGAGCTTATTATTATATTGCCTCTGGCTCGGAGAATGAGTGGACATGGCGTAATAATACTGCTGCGTTTAATCATTTCCAAATTGTGCCTCGTGCGTTGACTAACATGGATAGTCCGCAACTTGATACCGAATTTATGGGAATGAAGCTTAAAACGCCAGTAATGATTTCACCAATAGCTTGCCACGGTATTGCACATAAGGATGCTGAAGTTGCTACACAAAAGGGTGCGGCTGCGGCTGGTGCTTTATTTACATCAAGTACTTATGCAAACAAGAGTGTTGAAGATATTGCGGCTGCAGCTCCCAATGCACCAAGATTTTTCCAACTTTACTTAAGTAAGGACTGGGATTTCAATAAGATGGTCTTTGATGCAGTTAAAAAAGCTGGTTATTCTGGTATTTTATTAACTGTTGATGCTCTTGTTTCCGGTTTTCGTGAAGCTAACTTAAGAACTAAATTTGCTTATCCAGTTCCACTAGATTTCTTTACTCGCTATCAAGGCGCAAAGGGTGAAGGTCAAACTGTTGCGCAAATGTATGCTTCTTCGGCACAAAAGATTGGCCCAGAAGATATTAAGCGGATTAAGGAAATGTCAGGCTTGCCTGTCTTTGTTAAAGGTGTTGTTTGTGCTGAAGATGCCTTCTTAGCAATGGGTGCCGGTGCTGACGGAATTTACGTAACTAATCATGGTGGCCGTGAAATTGACTGTGGTCCAGCAACAATCGACATGTTGCCAGAAATTGCTAAGGCAGTTGACCACCGTGTACCAATCATCTTTGATTCAGGTGTACGGCGCGGTTCGCATGTCTTCAAGGCTTTAGCCCTTGGTGCTGATTTGGTCGGAATTGGTCGCCCATATCTATACGGCTTGGCACTTGGCGGTGCAAAGGGCGTTCAATCAGTGATTGAACAGCTTAACCAGGAATTGTTAATTGATATGCAATTGACTGGTTGCAAGACGATTGCAGATATTAAGCATGCCCGGTTGACGCATTTCAACTATACTGCTGATAACTTGAAGTCAAATACTGATCCATCAAGGATTACCCCATATCCTGTAACTAATGATAATCAGCTAAAAGAAGAGGATTCAGCAACCGATGCTGTTTCTGGTGCTTCTCAAGAATAG
- a CDS encoding metal ABC transporter ATP-binding protein → MRFDKKTVFENLNFKLKKGSMTALLGPNGTGKTTLINVLMKMLVPSSGSFEFADGVRLGYVPQFRNIDAEYPLSIAAFIGLNAPLIKTGKVKKIIKAQLQETNLYDIRNTRMGEASGGQKQRAYLAQALLDSPNVIILDEATASLDPVAKDELMRLIKHLNEKHKITVLFVTHDIPLAEKYMQDYLYLNHQKIEQGEMANFKEAYE, encoded by the coding sequence ATGAGATTTGACAAAAAGACCGTTTTTGAAAATTTGAATTTTAAACTAAAAAAAGGATCGATGACTGCGCTCTTAGGTCCCAATGGTACTGGTAAGACAACGTTAATCAATGTTTTAATGAAAATGCTGGTACCGTCAAGCGGTTCATTTGAATTTGCGGATGGTGTTCGCTTAGGCTATGTTCCCCAGTTTCGTAATATTGATGCGGAATACCCGCTATCAATTGCCGCTTTTATTGGTTTAAATGCACCTTTAATTAAGACGGGCAAGGTAAAGAAAATTATTAAAGCCCAGCTGCAGGAGACAAACTTATACGATATTAGGAATACGCGGATGGGTGAAGCTTCAGGCGGGCAAAAGCAGCGTGCTTATCTAGCCCAAGCGCTTCTTGATAGTCCAAATGTAATTATTTTGGATGAGGCTACTGCCAGCTTAGATCCAGTGGCTAAGGATGAACTCATGCGGTTGATTAAGCACTTAAATGAAAAACACAAAATAACGGTTTTATTTGTAACGCATGATATCCCGTTGGCGGAAAAATATATGCAGGACTACCTGTATTTGAACCACCAAAAAATTGAGCAGGGGGAAATGGCGAATTTCAAGGAGGCCTATGAATAA
- the pepF gene encoding oligoendopeptidase F: MAIPKRNEVPEELKWDLTRIFKTDKDWEIAYNQVKNDVQSLSNLKEKFTESGHKLYEGLNKILTVSRNLEKVYVYATMSSDIDTSNAHYLGYVAQVQALTSQFEAAIAFLNPAILQVPEEKMAQFKSEEPRLNDYAHMLEQITRKRPHTLSAQEERLIADAGDALSTSENTYNVLTNSDMEYGYVQNEDGEMVQLSDGLYSLLIQSQDREVRQNAFDVMYATYDQFKNSLASTLSGEVKEHNYNARVHHYDSAKNAALDENGIPTIVYDTLITEVDQHLDLLHEYVNLRKQILGLNDLQMWDMYVPLTGKPSLSYTFAEAKKEAKKALRPLGEDYLKQVDYIFNNRVIDVVESQNKATGAYSGGSYDTDAYELLNWENNVDSLYTLVHETGHSVHSMYTRQTQPYVYGDYPIFVAEIASTTNENILTEYFLDHITDPKTRAFVLNYYLDSFKGTLYRQTQFAEFEQFIHEMDAKGEPLTADQLDDFYGELNQRYYGDAVEPGGEIAKEWARIPHFYYNFYVYQYATGFAAATALANNVVHGSSDQKEAYLNFLKSGSSDYPVEIMKRAGVDMTKPDYLEEAFTTFAQRLTEFKTIVTKNLK, translated from the coding sequence ATGGCTATTCCCAAAAGAAATGAAGTCCCTGAAGAACTAAAGTGGGATCTAACCCGGATCTTTAAAACGGATAAAGACTGGGAAATCGCATACAATCAAGTTAAAAATGATGTTCAGAGTCTAAGTAATTTAAAGGAAAAATTCACTGAATCAGGGCATAAATTATATGAAGGTTTAAACAAGATTTTGACTGTTAGTCGGAATTTAGAAAAGGTTTATGTCTATGCAACCATGTCTAGCGATATCGACACCAGTAATGCCCACTATCTCGGATATGTGGCCCAAGTGCAGGCACTTACCAGTCAGTTCGAAGCGGCCATTGCTTTCCTCAATCCCGCAATTCTCCAAGTTCCCGAAGAAAAAATGGCACAGTTTAAGAGTGAAGAGCCACGACTAAATGACTACGCCCACATGCTGGAACAGATCACACGTAAAAGGCCGCACACGCTATCAGCCCAGGAAGAACGACTAATTGCCGATGCTGGCGATGCACTGAGTACTTCCGAAAACACCTATAATGTGTTAACCAATTCCGACATGGAATACGGTTATGTACAAAATGAAGATGGCGAAATGGTGCAATTGTCCGACGGCCTCTATTCCCTACTCATTCAGTCCCAAGACCGGGAAGTTCGTCAAAACGCTTTTGATGTTATGTATGCAACTTATGATCAATTTAAAAACTCACTTGCTTCTACCCTTTCTGGTGAAGTTAAGGAACATAACTATAACGCGCGGGTTCACCACTATGATTCGGCTAAAAATGCTGCATTAGATGAAAATGGTATCCCCACAATTGTGTATGATACTTTAATTACTGAGGTTGACCAACACCTTGATTTACTACACGAATACGTAAATTTGCGAAAGCAAATCTTGGGCTTAAACGACTTACAAATGTGGGACATGTATGTTCCTTTAACCGGTAAGCCATCATTGAGCTATACTTTTGCGGAAGCCAAGAAGGAAGCTAAAAAAGCTTTGCGCCCTCTTGGTGAAGACTATTTGAAGCAAGTCGATTACATCTTTAATAATCGGGTAATTGACGTAGTTGAATCACAGAATAAGGCAACAGGAGCATATTCCGGTGGCTCTTATGATACAGATGCTTATGAGCTACTCAATTGGGAAAATAATGTTGACTCCCTCTATACGCTAGTACACGAAACTGGTCACTCTGTCCACAGCATGTACACAAGACAGACACAGCCATACGTTTATGGTGATTACCCAATTTTTGTTGCCGAAATTGCCTCTACAACTAACGAAAACATTTTAACTGAATATTTCTTAGATCATATCACTGATCCCAAGACACGGGCATTTGTCCTTAATTATTACCTTGATTCATTTAAAGGTACGTTATACCGGCAAACGCAGTTTGCAGAATTTGAGCAATTTATTCATGAAATGGATGCCAAGGGCGAACCTTTGACAGCTGACCAGTTAGATGACTTTTATGGTGAACTAAATCAGCGCTATTACGGGGACGCGGTAGAACCAGGTGGTGAAATTGCCAAAGAATGGGCACGGATTCCGCACTTCTACTATAACTTCTACGTTTACCAATATGCTACGGGTTTTGCGGCTGCTACTGCTCTTGCCAATAACGTGGTTCACGGCAGCAGCGACCAAAAAGAGGCCTACCTCAATTTCTTAAAATCCGGTTCAAGCGATTACCCGGTCGAAATTATGAAACGGGCGGGCGTTGACATGACTAAGCCTGACTATCTGGAAGAAGCTTTCACAACTTTTGCACAACGCTTAACTGAATTTAAAACAATTGTGACAAAAAATCTTAAATAA
- a CDS encoding SLAP domain-containing protein: MRKIIAALAFAAGITVPTVTAVATEPVAVHASSINDMAKQNSYGGITYLNQMLQQKGIPFNDFQAQNKINYRNGKPEGVVIHETATPGASAYNEAIYFNREWMNIYSYVHAFVDKTGVIQMTSTDYGVWGAGPQANNRFFQVELCEENNLSDFAKSVNNDAIYVAQVMRKYNLVPDNAVHDGKGTVWSHRAVSQFLGGTDHGDPDGYFAKWGYSMDDFFDLIKYYYDNGSAGSVTPAPTPVAPQPTKPKPTAPTAPALPKPVGTKLLMHNALIYDQNGAKTKQATKKAGIKLTIYGTKYINGRKYLQVGTNQYVVATNVEGSLRLLKHNAYIYDEDGIRIGTDKLLRGNYVRTYGGRVKIHGRKYYIIDNGQFAKVGNFK, encoded by the coding sequence ATGAGGAAAATAATTGCGGCTTTAGCTTTTGCTGCAGGAATAACAGTTCCAACTGTCACTGCAGTTGCAACTGAGCCAGTAGCAGTTCATGCCAGTTCAATTAATGATATGGCAAAGCAAAATAGTTACGGAGGCATAACTTACCTCAACCAAATGTTGCAGCAAAAGGGAATACCATTTAACGATTTTCAAGCGCAAAATAAAATTAATTATCGTAATGGTAAACCTGAAGGTGTTGTTATTCACGAGACAGCGACGCCCGGTGCTTCAGCCTATAATGAGGCAATTTATTTTAACCGCGAATGGATGAATATTTATTCGTATGTTCATGCTTTCGTTGACAAGACTGGCGTTATTCAAATGACATCAACTGATTATGGCGTTTGGGGCGCTGGTCCGCAGGCTAACAACCGCTTTTTCCAAGTAGAATTATGTGAAGAAAATAATCTTTCCGACTTCGCCAAAAGTGTTAATAATGACGCAATTTACGTTGCACAAGTGATGCGTAAATATAACTTGGTACCAGATAATGCCGTCCATGATGGCAAGGGAACTGTTTGGTCTCACCGCGCAGTTTCTCAATTTTTGGGTGGAACTGACCATGGCGATCCCGATGGCTATTTTGCTAAATGGGGCTACTCTATGGATGACTTTTTTGACCTCATCAAGTACTATTATGATAATGGCTCAGCAGGTAGCGTAACTCCAGCTCCTACACCGGTTGCGCCGCAGCCAACCAAGCCTAAGCCAACTGCACCAACAGCTCCCGCACTACCTAAGCCAGTTGGAACTAAATTGTTAATGCATAACGCTTTGATTTACGATCAAAACGGTGCCAAAACTAAGCAGGCAACTAAGAAGGCTGGCATTAAGTTAACGATTTATGGCACGAAGTATATTAATGGCAGAAAGTACTTACAAGTTGGCACTAATCAGTATGTTGTCGCAACTAATGTTGAAGGCAGCTTGAGGCTCTTAAAGCATAATGCTTATATCTATGACGAAGATGGTATCCGCATTGGCACGGATAAGTTACTGCGGGGCAATTATGTTAGAACTTATGGCGGGCGCGTCAAGATTCATGGACGCAAGTACTATATTATCGATAATGGGCAATTTGCTAAGGTTGGCAATTTTAAATAA
- a CDS encoding metal ABC transporter permease, giving the protein MFAYDFMRNAFLASTFIAITCGTVGVYVVARNFSFLAHTLSEIGFAGAAFAVWCGIGPLWGMLLFTLLGSISVGELSLHSEQKESSISAISALFTGLGVLFLAISGANSNYATNILFGSIIGVDKRGVVQLVILSIIVLLMIFGMQKQLNFDSFDHIGALAHGVKTGWVSLVFLIALAMSVSIGAQIVGSLLVFILLTLPPATANYLGKTVGAMIAWSVFFALVGVWLGLYLGFITNLPVTFFIAVIEVVIYLVTYFIHLIRRSL; this is encoded by the coding sequence ATGTTTGCATATGACTTTATGCGCAATGCCTTCTTGGCTAGTACTTTTATTGCGATTACCTGTGGTACCGTAGGTGTTTATGTGGTTGCCCGCAACTTTAGCTTTTTAGCGCATACCTTATCAGAAATCGGCTTTGCCGGAGCAGCCTTTGCTGTCTGGTGCGGGATTGGACCGTTATGGGGCATGTTATTATTTACCCTTCTTGGTTCAATCAGTGTTGGTGAATTATCACTGCACAGTGAGCAAAAAGAATCGTCAATTAGTGCGATTTCTGCCTTGTTCACGGGGCTAGGGGTATTATTCTTGGCCATTTCCGGTGCCAATAGTAATTATGCTACTAATATTTTGTTTGGCAGCATAATCGGTGTTGATAAGCGTGGCGTAGTTCAACTGGTTATTTTATCCATCATTGTGTTATTAATGATTTTCGGTATGCAAAAGCAGCTTAATTTTGATTCATTTGATCATATTGGGGCACTGGCGCATGGGGTTAAAACTGGCTGGGTTAGTCTGGTATTTTTAATTGCCTTAGCAATGTCTGTATCAATTGGTGCACAAATTGTTGGCTCATTATTAGTTTTTATTCTACTGACTTTGCCACCAGCTACGGCTAATTACCTGGGTAAGACAGTTGGCGCAATGATTGCCTGGTCTGTCTTCTTTGCTCTTGTTGGTGTGTGGCTAGGGTTATATCTTGGTTTTATTACCAATTTACCAGTTACCTTTTTCATTGCCGTAATTGAGGTTGTAATTTATCTTGTTACTTACTTCATACATTTAATTAGACGCAGCCTATAA
- a CDS encoding amino acid ABC transporter ATP-binding protein, which produces MTNKAPVIEVEHLKKTFGHNEVLKDINAEVDDGQVICLVGPSGAGKSTFLRCLNLLDEPTSGKVLFNGQELTALSEDQLDTLREKMGMVFQQFNLFPHMNIIENIKLAPMKVKKLSDEEATAKGIELLKQVGLEDKAEAFPASLSGGQQQRVAIARALAMDPEVMLFDEPTSALDPEMVGEVLKVMQDLAQKGMTMVVVTHEMGFAKNVADEVWFMADGYVQEKAAPQEFFAQPKTKRAQEFLAKVLEA; this is translated from the coding sequence ATGACTAACAAGGCCCCAGTTATTGAAGTAGAACATTTGAAAAAGACATTCGGTCATAATGAAGTTTTAAAGGATATCAACGCAGAAGTTGATGATGGCCAGGTGATCTGCTTGGTTGGTCCAAGTGGTGCGGGAAAAAGTACCTTTTTGCGCTGTCTTAATCTTTTAGACGAGCCGACTTCCGGCAAAGTACTGTTTAACGGGCAGGAACTAACCGCCTTAAGTGAGGATCAACTAGATACTTTACGTGAAAAAATGGGAATGGTTTTTCAACAATTCAACTTATTTCCACATATGAATATTATTGAAAATATCAAATTGGCGCCAATGAAAGTCAAAAAGCTTAGCGATGAGGAAGCAACGGCTAAGGGCATTGAACTGCTCAAACAAGTTGGGCTGGAAGATAAAGCTGAAGCATTTCCAGCAAGCTTATCTGGTGGTCAGCAGCAGCGGGTGGCGATTGCACGGGCATTAGCTATGGATCCAGAAGTGATGCTGTTTGATGAACCAACTTCGGCTCTTGATCCAGAAATGGTCGGCGAAGTATTGAAAGTAATGCAAGATTTAGCGCAAAAAGGGATGACCATGGTGGTGGTCACTCACGAGATGGGCTTTGCCAAAAACGTTGCCGATGAAGTTTGGTTCATGGCAGACGGCTATGTACAAGAAAAGGCGGCACCACAAGAATTTTTTGCCCAACCAAAGACCAAGCGGGCGCAGGAATTTTTGGCAAAAGTACTAGAAGCATAA